The proteins below are encoded in one region of Coprothermobacter sp.:
- a CDS encoding ABC transporter permease, translated as MLKWSIIFENLPFLLAGAWTTLSLTVVSMIFATVAGLLVGLLNMFGGRVVGAVTRFYIEVVRGTPALLLVLLVYYALPIIGVNLPQFPAAAVSLAVCYAAYIAEVFRAAVESIPKGQSEAAFSLGMNRAQALRHVILPQTFRRVLPPLANEFAALIKDTSLVAFISMEDLLFKAKIIGARTYNIMSPLIGAALIYLIMTTPVMQWSRSLEKKVE; from the coding sequence ATGTTAAAGTGGTCGATCATCTTCGAAAACTTGCCATTCCTGCTGGCAGGAGCGTGGACCACGCTTTCGCTGACGGTCGTCTCGATGATCTTTGCGACCGTCGCTGGGCTGCTTGTGGGGTTGTTGAACATGTTTGGCGGCAGGGTGGTCGGGGCCGTCACGCGCTTCTATATCGAAGTGGTCCGAGGCACGCCCGCGCTGCTCCTGGTCCTGCTTGTGTACTACGCGCTCCCGATTATCGGAGTCAATCTTCCCCAATTCCCGGCAGCTGCAGTCTCGCTCGCAGTATGCTATGCAGCCTACATAGCCGAGGTCTTCAGAGCGGCTGTGGAATCGATCCCCAAGGGACAGTCTGAAGCTGCTTTCTCGCTGGGCATGAACCGGGCGCAGGCACTGCGCCACGTTATCCTCCCGCAGACGTTCCGGCGGGTTCTGCCGCCGCTTGCGAATGAGTTTGCGGCGCTGATCAAGGATACTTCCCTGGTTGCCTTCATCTCCATGGAGGATCTTCTCTTCAAGGCGAAGATCATTGGCGCCCGCACGTACAATATCATGTCACCGCTCATTGGTGCGGCACTCATCTACTTGATCATGACTACCCCGGTCATGCAGTGGTCCCGAAGTCTCGAGAAGAAGGTAGAGTGA